The following is a genomic window from Solanum lycopersicum chromosome 6, SLM_r2.1.
TCTACTTGGAAACTGGAAAGCTTCATGATCTCTGTCTACAGGTGATTAAAGCATATGCTTTCAACAAGGCATGGATTTTTGGTTTACTTATGGATTTGTTTGGAGCAGTCTTGATGTTGCGAGCACTGTCTCTAGCCCCGGTAAGTGCATTTCCAGCAAGCTCTCTTTTATGCATATTTAGGGAATTGAACTTGATAGTTTGAAAGTAAATCAATTATTAGAGAGAACCCCATACAGAATGTTTCTTTCTTATATTGATAGCTAGAAGAATTATTCACACTTACATTTCAATGATATTCTCCAGGTATCGGTCATTCAACCAGTTTCTGGCTGTGGACTTGCTATACTTTCAGTCTTTTCCCATTTTTATCTAAAGGAGATCATGAATGCTATTGATTGGATAGGAATTACCTTGGCGGGCATTGGCACCATAGGTAATGTAAGTTCCTTAATGCTTTGCATTTTGTTAAAAGAACTAACAAGCTATGGAAAACAAAGAAGCAGTTTATTTTTCTCTGTATTGCTAAGCATGGTGTTACTGGGTAGATGGCCTTATGCATAGAGGGGGAATTCATCTATTAAGGGTGACTACTTTTGTTCCATTCGGAGGAAGTAGTTGACAAGACAATTGTGCGGCCTCACACCAGGTTTAGAATATCTGGTTCGTCAGGTTATCCTTGTTTAAGTTGGAGTGTTATTTTGTTAGAGTATTACTATTACTCGGTTTTTGCTTCTGTTGATATTTGGCATCTAAAGAATCTGTCCTTTTAAATCTGCTTTCATGTGCGTtacttgagccgagggtcttcCGGAAACAGTACCTCATAAGGTAGGCGTATGGTATTAACAAATTTGGCTTGGTCCAAAATTGATATGTATTATTGTTCTGGAAGGTCTTCACGTCTTATTGGTTGTAAGAAGATCATCAGTTTGTTTCTCTTTCAACTCCTTATAATGCTTTGACTAACGTGTTTATATCATCTTCTTAGTTGAATCAGTGGCTATATAGACTCAGGTTCACTCCTGTTTCCAGGGATTGAGTTATCAATATAATAGTCTTTTGTGGGATGTGGAAAGAACTCTGGCTCCCTATATGAATCtagatgaaagaaagaaaagtcAGGAGCAACTAGTGGAAAATAATGAAGAGGTGGAAGTAGTAAGAAGAAGGGGGAAAAATCCACTTTCAACTTATCAATGAAGGTCAAATTAATATCATGGAATGTTAGGGGCttaacatgatttctaaaagGGATCTCGTTAAGAGTCTAATGAGAAATGGAGTGCTGACTTGTATTGTTCTCGGGAAACAAATTAGAAAAGGACGTGGATATTATGGCAACTATGGGCATGTAGATGatgagatgtggatatcttgaAGCTGAAGGTAGCAGTAGTAGCATTCTAATGCTATGGGACAGTAGAATGTGGAAGGGAAACTGATTGCAACACAATGTTATTGAATTGCCTATAGTTTTGAATCAGCGTTACAATCTTTCAAGTGGTGTCTAACAGAAGTGTATGCACCATACACCAGAAGGGAAAGGAAATTAAGCTAGGAAAAGATTTCATCATTCAGGGGTTTATGTGAGGGTCCATGGATATTCTGTGGTGATTTCAACACTAACATGCTTCTGTATGAAAGAAGGAAATGTATCACTAATTCAATGACTGACTTCTCAGACTGGATAGAAGACATGGAGCTATTCGATCCACCATTGTACAGGGGCTGATTTACCTGGTTGTTAGAGGTCAATCACTACAGTGCAGCTATGCTGGACAAATTCTTATTTTCAGTTGAATGAAAGGAAACTTCTAGGAGCACATAACAAAGGATATTTCCTAGTTTTGGATCACAACCCACTACTTTTTTTAAGTGTAGAAACTGAGAACAATAGAGcttcttttatatttgaaaaattggtGGTTAGGGGTCGAGGAATTTAATGATATGCCAGTCTCTGGACGGATAAGATTATCAAAGAATTCAAGTTTGATGGAAGAAAAAATTGTTGCAAATCCCTTATATTTTCTATAGAGGACATTTAATGTAATTAAGAgaatactaaaataattaaaaagtaagCAACTGTTTGTTTGCAGTGTGGTCACAAGTGGGGCCTGAGGAGGGTGAGGTGTACGCAGACCTCACCAGTTGGGAGGTTGTTTCCTATAGATCCTTGGCTCAAAGAAATCATTTTTTAGAACATGTTCGAAAAAAGGGAGGGTGAAAAAAGCTTTAGtgaaaacattaaagaaattaaagtCTTCATAAATAAACATTGAAGAAATAGAAGTATGGAGAGCAGGAATAGTAAAGATAACTAAAGTAAACAAAACAACAGAAGTAGTAACTTTGAAGAATGATTAATgcttattataataataaaatagtggTAAGGAAGCAGGAAGGTTCTCAAAACAAGAAACATGTTCTACCACTAGGACAAGAGGAATCTCGACTACTACTAACTGCCTACCCTAATCCTCGGCATCCATGCTCTTCTATCCAGGGCCTTGTCCTCCGTGAGCTGAAGATGTGCCATGTCTTGTCTaatcacctctctcctccctctccctctCCTTAGACCTATTACTGCCAACCTCTCAGTCTCTCTTACCTCACTGGCTATGCTCCTCCTCTTCACATCCCAAACTATCTCAACCTCGATTCCCCCATCTCATCCACCACGAATGCCACTCCCACCTTGCCCCAAACTATCTCAACCTCGATTCCCGCATCTCGTCCACCAGGAATGCCACTCCCACCTTGCCCCGTATGTATTcgttgaaaaaaacaaaaataaacacaaatatgATTCTAGAAGCTTCATGTTTTTCTTTGGTGAAAATAGAATTAAAACAATAACATCAAGCAGAATAAAAGAAGAATTGTGTTTCAGCCTTGTCTAGTACAAAGCAAATATAGATTCTCTCATCATAACATGGAAATTGATTCTCTTCCACTACTTCTTTCATGAACTTAGATGTAATTGTTTGTGTTGATTATTTGATTCACTTCTTATTTTTGAGTAATAAGGATATCTTTATTACTACTTAATCATGCAAAATATTGCAGTTTGTCCTTCAACAGTACTAAAACCCTATATAATCATTCTGTAGATGTCTCTTAGGACATTAAGATTGCCATAGTGGGCTTGGATACTAGTGTTTACATAAACATATTAAACAAAACGGTTTCCTCCTTTGCGGTCAACTTCTAGTTTTTCTTCAGCAAAATATGGAGGTcacacataatacataaacttTATTTGTAGTGGACTAGGTGAGATCTTCCTTTGCAAGCACATGGGCTACTTCATTTCCTGTCAAAAGTTATGCCTGATCCCTGGGCTCATTAACTGCAGCATTAACAACCTGTGTTCATGGATAATATCAGCATAGGTAGTGTTGTTTTGGTCAATATATATAACTACCTCTGTGGAATcagtttcaatttccaaattgGTTTGAGGTTTATGTATTTTTGCCATAACCAAACCTTCGTTTAGTGCCAGCAATTCTGCTTGTAGGGGGTGAATATGCACTCCCACACCTTTTGAATCCAATAATCCCAGTTTCACTGCTATTGTGAATTGGTCCTCCATTACGAATAAGCATCTTTGGCTGATTGTATCTTAGCATCCACATTTAGCTTATACCAGCCTGCGACTGGTTTATGCCAGGATACTTGGACAGCAAACTTAGCATTCTTTTTAGCCTCTTTTGCCGTTAAAGCTTATATTTTGCGCATTCAGCACAGTAGTTAAAGGCAAGGTTTGACAAGTATGAACATGATTGATATGGTATTTTGACAAAGATTCCATGTCACATATGGTAGTTATTCCATCTAATTAAGGCTTTGGGAAGGAACTTTAGGTTATTTGTTTAGCTTGATTATAGGAGATTTTGTCTGTTAGCTTATTTATGAGAGTTCTTcatctgttttatttttgttaattgtatATTGTAATTAGCATCGATTGTCTTTCCTAAATTAGATATAGGACTTATTGTAATACTCTAGCTcatagttcatatatatatatatatatatatatagagagagagagagagggggggggggtgagggagagagagagagggaacttatttgtttattttttctctaagtGATTGTAcaagatcatttttttttgggaaaggTAACATTTACTTCTATATATCCACAGGTATACTACATCAAAGTGTAGTTTCCCTCCAAAAATTTATACTTGCATCAGCCCTAATATCTTCTAGTTACAACCAGTCAATAACATTAAAAACATCTTCAGAATTTTCTGTTACTTCTTGCTTACACCAAAATTAATAAAGACCTAGGCAGTTTATCTTTATCTTCTGAATATTGTTGTACTTTCCTTCAAAACATCTTTGATTCCTTTTATTCCAAATTGTCCGCTAAAGGCATGCTGGGACAATCCTCCATCTCTCCTCCTCTTTTCCTGCATTTCCATTGCTGTTCCAGCATTTTAGAACTTCTGTGATTCTTCCTGCTTTTGCCCACTTGATCTTCCTCTTGTGAATGAACATCTGTCATAATTAATCTCTCCATTTGCAGTGTAAAAAGAGATGGTTGACTGTCTCCACCTGTTCTTCGCATAAATAACATCTAGAGCAAAGGTTGTGTTTCCTCTTGTTCAAGTTTTCATGTGTCAAGACTTCCACCTTTGCCAAAAGCCACGTGAAATAGTTCACCTTGTATGGGATTTTTGTTCTCCAGATCATCCTCTAAGGCCATCCTGCTTGCTGCTCTACAATGGGTCTCAATTCTCGATATGCAGATCTTACAGTGAACTCTCCCTTTCTCTCTCCTTCCCATATTCTTGCTCTTCTGTTAGATTAGTAGCCCTATCCATTGTGTCATGAAATCTTGCTATGGATGTTATTTCCCAGTCATTTAAGTTTCTTCTCAGATGTAAATTCCACTTTTGTCCTGTCCATAAGTCTGCCGCTGATGCTTCCTGTGCTTCACTTAGACTATGTAGCTCAGAAAATGCTTATTTGAGTGTCTCCTGTCCACACCAGATGACATTCCAGAAGGCCACTTTTTCTCCATTACCAACCTTACATTTTGTTCTATCTTTGACCAGTAGCCATATCCACACTACAATCATAAGGGTTGGTCACCCCTTCTGTCATCCACTTGTCCTCCATGccatattttgttgttattacttcCTTCCATAAAGACTTCTGGTGAGGCAAATTTCCACAACCATTTCATCATCAAGCTCTTATTCTGCATACTCAGATCCCTGATGTTGAGTCCACCCCCTCTCTTGCTAACTAGAAACTCCTACCAATTGACCAAATGGTACTTCTTCTTATCTTCACTGCCTTTCCATAGAAAGTTCTCCTAATTGCATCTAACCTCTTGGTTACTTTGGCTGCTGTAGGAATATAGACATTATGTATGATGGCAAGGCATCAGGACACTCTTGACTAGAGTAAGTCTGTCCCCTGAGGATAGATATTTACACTTCCAATTCACGAGCTTCCTTTCACACTTTTCAATTACACCACTCCATATTCCACTTGATTTGCTCTTAGTCCCCAAAGGCATTCCCAAGTAGGTTGTTGGTAGTTCACCTACTTTCCCTCCAAGCTTGTAAGCTAAGTCCCCAATATTTGGTACTGTGTTTACAGGATAGATGAAACTTGTTAACACAGCCtcaagaatatttaaaatgacTCTCAAAATTAGCATGTGCTCCTTTACAGCTCCACAGAATACTAAAGTGTCATCGGCATACTGTAGATGAGTGATCTCTAGATTGTTTCTCGTATTCTCCCCCACTTTGAAACCTCTGATCCAACCATTTGCTCTTGCAGTCTGGAATAGGTTGCTCAACCCTTCCATAGCCATGATAAAAGAAAAGGAGATAGGGGGTCCCCTTGTCTCAAACCCATGTTTGATGGGAAAAACCCACATGGGTTTTTGTTGATCAGAATAGAGAATTTCTCTGAGCTTATGCAGTGTCCGATCCACTTTAACCATCTTTGACCAAAACCCATCCTTTGCATCATCTTCATCAAAAAGTTCCAATTGAGGTGATCATATGCCTTCTGGATATCCAGCTTGCATAGGATCCTGGGTTGTTTGTCCTTTTTCCTGGAATCAACACATTCATTGGCTATCAACACTGCATCCATGATCTGCCTGCTCTTGGTAAAGGCCATTTGTTGCTTGTTCACGAGCTTATGCATCACCTTCTTTAGTCTTTCAGCCAAAAGCTTATGCACCACCTTCTTACAAGATCATTTCCTGACTGCCAAAAGAAATTAGTAGCCTATGGAATCAATTTTTGTGTATGACCATCTTCAATCCACCgctattttactctccattctctatatttggaCAGTAAATGAATGAGCACTCCAACCCCTCTTTATTCTAGACTCTATTCTTCATTTTTAGAGAGTTGAATATTAGTTCTCCAAATTTGGGGAACtactatttgtttattttttttcttaagtgaTTGTACAAGATCAGTTTCCTGATTGCCAAAAGAAATTAGTAGCCTATGGAATCAATTTTTCTGTCCATCTCCAACCcaactctattttactctccgtTCTCTATATTTGGAGCGTAAAATAGAGAATGAGCACTCCAACCCCTCTTTATTTTAGACCCTATTCTTCATTTTTAGAGGGTTGAATAGttggagaactactattcactctctatttcactttttcaatattttattattatttctattattttctaattaacatatattatttgcaTACAATggcattaattaaatatctaacaTTCAGAATTCtgtttaaattcaatttaatattttttaaatatattatttaatatatactactttcatcccgaactaaaatattttaatttttttctaatttccatcaataatataattttatttttattattaattttcactgGAAAGAATGCtcaaaatcaaaatgataagatgaaaattttaatttaaaaatacaatacgTAACATAATAATCTAATTACAAGATAAAacacaatacaatacataacataataattaatttatcacaACAGTAATTTAGTAATCCGGTAGGTCGGTTTCAAATTTAgcattatttggaaaaaaaaattagggtaTGATGGTAGATGATGAAAATCTCTGGTTTGAACAAtttttagctagacataaaaaaattaaggaccAAAATACTCATTTTGAACTCCGTAATGCATTAATAGAACATTTTTTGGAgtaacataataattttgaaagttgagtgtttatgtaattgtacttcacttttatttgaatttgttattaatttgtatattatataatattttcttgcaatttatgtaatttagaaatttaaaataaaatataattttatattaaataaaaaaattaaaaaaataaaatttatatcacatgaaatttatattaagtaattatttggggaaaaaatagtaagaaatgatttatattatgaaataagaaatcaagaatgaaatagaaataataatataatatcgatgagagagaaaaagattcatttttagtgagtaaaatagaaaattggGTCGGAGTTGGTTGTCTGGAGAAACAGAGAACTCTATATTTGGAGTGTAAAATAGAGCTTAGGGTTGGAGATGCACTTCTCTTTTCTAATGGAACCTTATACCTTATATGCTGACATGTTCCATTGGGATGTGAATATCTGACAAACTTTAACTTACCACTTCTCTTTTATCTGTTCAGCTGTTGGTGCTGGAGGGGAGGAGCAGCAGGCTTCTGCTATCTCAATTTTTCACCTACCATGGCTGGCATGTGCTGTTGCAATCTTGTTTGTAGGTATCTTATTCTATGTGCAATACAAGACTTTAAGTTAGTTGCTTGAGAAGGTTTTCCCTGGTGCTATATCATTTATGTTTGGAGTGATTAGGTGCTGAGTTCCTTTTGTATATCGGTTCCTATATTGTTAATTTATAAAAAGTCCTCTGTCTACTTGTAGAATCAATCCTTTCAATGCACGTGTTTTCCTTAACCAAGAACACTTATAGTAAGCAGGCACCTAAAAAAGGGTCTAATAAATGTGGCAGTGGGAATCAACCACTGATAGTATTTTGCAGCTGATTATTTGATGATGTTGAACATCTTTAAGCATTCCCCATCATCACCCCTTCTactcccccccccctccccccccccccccctctgcAGAACTCAATCCCAAACATTACTTTAGTTTGGGCGAGTTTAATAATggtcctttttctttacaaacgtCCTAGACATTGGTAAAGTTGATCCAAGAACTCATGCTCTCTAGAATTTTATGTGACTGATACAGATTGTTATAACAAATTTAGGACCAGTCGTGTCCTCTTTAATATTCTGATAGTTTTTCCAGCATGTGCCTATTTTAGGGACACAGGTTACCGTAATTTGTATACAAtacaaatcatatttttctgtCAGTTTCCTGGATAATTTGTCCTACATGAGCATGTATTTGGAATTTGATGAAGGGAGAAGATTTTATCTATCTAAATTTAGTGAAGGAGACTGCTTGGTGCTCTCTTTGGGGACCACTATTGCTGACCAACTGTTACAGGCTCATTTCTCTAATATCTTTAGAAGAGAACATTTAACTAGATTTGCCATACCCACTGGCCATTGCACTGCGTAATAACTTTCTTCATTTAAGTAAATATTCACTGTACTGCAAGGTTCTTACTTCTTGGGTTGTGTGGAATACTTTTGGATTGATTTGTACTTGTATTGTTCTTTTTATGAAATATCCACATATAGTTTTGAGCCATTAGGACTGAAGGGGTATTTAAATGCTTTTGTACCTTTTGAATTCCGAGATCTAATACTGTTCAATGGATACAGGTACTTCTTAATGGATGGCTTCGCATTTATAGACGGCAGCGTAGAGAACAAGAGCTGGTATGAGTTTTCCACTGAGTTCTTACATATGATGCTATTGAACATGCCTGATGCCATATGCAAATTTTCCCCAATGCAGATGCAATATGAAGTCATCGAGGAAATTATTTATGGACTGGAATCTGGAATTTTGTTTGGGTATACTTCTTCTCTTAAATTTatcttttgcttttttttgATAACAGGAGCAGCTTATTTCTTTTACATTGACCTGAAATGCAGCAGAGCCTAAGTTGCAGAAACCTCATACACTAAATGACCCTCTAATGACAGTCTCATCAATAGATGGAACTTTGTATTGATGCATACTAAATGAGAGTGGAATAGTACCAGACCCCTTAAATCACTGTAACGTCCAATAATGAGAACGGATAGGCttgtattaaataatatttgcaaATATGCCTCAGTCCCAAACAAGTTGGGATTGGCTATACGATTCCCTACTTCTTTAAGCTCatttcatatcatcatcatattaaattaaaataaaagtaaaaaaataagttaaatgatataacaatattaatatttgCAGTTCCTACCAAGTCTAAAACTTATCCTCAACTAGTATATATtgcatatatgtttttttttcttccattgtatCGTATGTTATAGCTAGGTCTGCATTGATCCCAAAGATTTATAGATCCTTCGAGACAAATTTATTCCATGTATTTTAAGGTCTACCCCGTCCTTTTTAGCACCTTTAATTACAATAGTTTGGCAAAAATAAGGCACCTAGGCCTTACTtaaccccaaaagctagctaaTGAGGGGAGGATTGCTCagtccatataaggagaccTAGCCCATTCCCCAACCATTGTGGGACTTTTACCCACTCTAGCATCCCCCTTCATGCCTAGGCCCAATTGGAGCGTGAACCAGGAGCCCAAACGGGGATGAACctgactctgataccatgtaaagaTATGGCACTAGGCCTAACTCAACCTCCAATGCTAGCTCATGAGGGGAGGATTGTCgaagtccatataaggagaaCCGCCAGTCCATTCCCTAACCAATGTGGGACTTTTACCTACTGTAACAAGTTTCACACATACAGGCTGGTGCATCTGTATGTCGACTCAACACATATCCAAAACCATCTCAAGCAACCTACTTGTATCTTATCCTCAATGTGTGCTACTTACACTTTCTGGCGAATCTGGTCATTTTTAATGTTATGTAATTTGGTATGACAGTGCATCGTCTTAGCATCTGCAACACTCATCTTGGACTTTTATTAGCCCAACTTTTGCTTCCATATGACATTGTCAGTTTTATAGTTCTATAAAACTTACCTTTTGGTAGGCATCTTTCTACCACATAACACCTCGATAGCACTTCTCCACTTCAATTCAACCATCGGATTTTAATCCTAATAATACCATCTGGATCTATCATTCTGTTCTTTACATTCTCTTCAAATGGCaagatattatttattatttaaaatctcAAAATGCAAATTAACAACTGTCTACAGTTCTTTTTGTTGCTTGATTAGTTCTCTTATAGCTGGGTTGTTATTAACATCTATTGCAATCATATTAATTAACATGTATGTTTGATTGCGTTGAGTAAATTTCATTTGGTCTTCATGTAGTACATGCTTGCTAAGGTCATAAAGTTCCTATGTCATGTGTGGGTTGTTTATTTTCAATCTCAAAGTGTTGGTGGTTTATTAAGATGAGGATGCCCTCCCATCATAATACAGATAATGACTCTATAATATGGTTATCACAGGATTTCATCTGTGATATCAAAGATGGGATTTTTATTCTTGGAGCAGGGATTTTCCAAGTTGTTGGTGCCGATTTGTATTTCAATAAGCATTTGTTGTAGTGCTTCTGGTTTTGTATGTCAGGTACTCCTTGTAATCAACATTATTTATATCAGCTATAACCACTTACCGGTGTATATCAACATTATTATATTGTGACTCCAAACATAGCATAATCATGATCAAACACATTCTTCCCT
Proteins encoded in this region:
- the LOC101255104 gene encoding probable magnesium transporter NIPA9; amino-acid sequence: MWESIFLTVAATAGNNIGKVLQKKGTLILPPLSFKLKVIKAYAFNKAWIFGLLMDLFGAVLMLRALSLAPVSVIQPVSGCGLAILSVFSHFYLKEIMNAIDWIGITLAGIGTIAVGAGGEEQQASAISIFHLPWLACAVAILFVLLNGWLRIYRRQRREQELMQYEVIEEIIYGLESGILFGISSVISKMGFLFLEQGFSKLLVPICISISICCSASGFVCQTRGLKHGRAIVVSTCAAVASIVTGVFAGMFALGERLPSAPTSRLWLLLGWMCIIVGVILLVASTRLARSLPRSWIHVVRSGVDKNIGVRQSVATRSRDTSPSTVIQASTLHHLIATPSKAKA